The Acidobacteriota bacterium genome includes a region encoding these proteins:
- a CDS encoding Fic family protein produces the protein MHTLRMFLESPPLIPPPTAWYLSDIAESRGKQAFFTGQSPQRLRVLREHALIESAVSSNRMEGVIVEKARVATVVFGKSLLHDRNEEEIRGYRDALRLIHEKGKNLEVSEDTIRRLHALTRAETGDAGRYKLKDGDIIEKLADGRIRIRFRPLSAENTPRAMTGLVSYWNPGVEDRRIPLPILMAAWNLDFLCIHPFRDGNGRVSRLLMLLQCYHLGLEVGRYISLERHIEENKERYYEALEESSRGWHESRHDPWPYINFALYTIKAAYKEFEERVGNMAGPRGAKTDLVLSAVRSFPGSFSLSDLERACPGVSRDMVRHVLKKLKANGEVSVSGRGPGARWEKR, from the coding sequence ATGCATACCCTAAGAATGTTTTTGGAATCTCCGCCGCTTATTCCTCCGCCTACGGCTTGGTATCTGTCCGATATCGCGGAATCCCGGGGAAAGCAGGCGTTTTTCACCGGACAGTCTCCCCAGAGACTCAGGGTCCTGCGCGAGCACGCCCTGATCGAGAGCGCCGTCTCCTCGAACCGCATGGAAGGCGTCATCGTCGAAAAGGCCCGTGTCGCCACGGTTGTTTTCGGCAAGTCTCTGCTCCACGACCGGAACGAGGAAGAAATCAGGGGTTACCGCGACGCTCTCAGACTGATCCACGAAAAGGGAAAAAATCTTGAGGTGAGCGAAGACACGATCCGAAGACTGCATGCCTTGACGAGGGCGGAGACAGGCGATGCCGGTCGCTATAAGCTGAAAGACGGCGACATCATCGAAAAACTTGCCGACGGCCGTATTCGGATCCGTTTCAGGCCGCTTTCCGCCGAAAACACGCCCCGGGCCATGACCGGGCTTGTCTCGTATTGGAATCCCGGAGTTGAAGACCGCCGGATTCCTTTGCCGATTCTCATGGCCGCCTGGAACCTCGATTTCCTATGCATTCATCCTTTTCGTGACGGCAACGGAAGGGTGTCGAGGCTTTTGATGCTGCTCCAATGCTACCACCTGGGACTTGAGGTCGGTCGCTATATCAGCCTCGAAAGACACATCGAAGAAAACAAGGAAAGATATTATGAGGCTCTGGAAGAAAGTTCAAGGGGTTGGCACGAGTCCCGGCATGATCCCTGGCCATATATCAACTTCGCTCTTTACACAATTAAAGCCGCCTATAAGGAGTTCGAGGAACGCGTCGGCAATATGGCGGGTCCCCGCGGCGCAAAAACCGATCTGGTGCTTTCGGCGGTTCGCTCATTCCCGGGTTCTTTCTCGCTGTCCGACTTGGAGCGGGCCTGTCCGGGAGTCAGCCGCGACATGGTCAGACATGTGCTCAAGAAACTCAAAGCAAACGGCGAGGTATCTGTTTCCGGACGCGGGCCGGGCGCCAGATGGGAAAAGAGGTAA
- a CDS encoding nucleotidyltransferase domain-containing protein codes for MDKAEVLEIIDRFRAVLEENGIGIERIVLYGSYAAGREHEGSDIDIVVISDDFSGMDYWQRIDMISEAIYKVFKPIEAMAMTSREWRESRSIAVELARQGEVVFAA; via the coding sequence ATGGATAAAGCGGAAGTATTAGAAATCATCGACCGATTTCGGGCTGTTCTCGAGGAAAACGGAATCGGCATCGAGCGCATTGTCCTGTATGGTTCTTATGCCGCCGGAAGAGAGCATGAAGGGAGCGACATCGATATCGTTGTCATATCCGATGATTTTTCCGGAATGGATTATTGGCAACGGATCGACATGATCTCGGAAGCCATATACAAAGTCTTCAAGCCGATTGAAGCGATGGCCATGACCTCACGAGAGTGGCGGGAGAGTCGCTCGATAGCCGTTGAGTTGGCCCGGCAGGGAGAAGTGGTTTTCGCCGCGTAA
- a CDS encoding helix-turn-helix domain-containing protein — protein sequence MGNFDASRFKAAREETGLTQEAFARSLGLSAEFISLLESGKRAPSLTTLSRIAAFLKRDMGDFLPSRETTFAVLFRAAGPASLIRDELAAFQRYAEDYLRLEELTGRRLASAPLYASLSGLNGARLTPARLAAEERRRLGLGDEPVRDIFALLERSGLRILRMPLPAEACVSGVFIHLDDRDASFALINSTQTVCRQAFTAAHEYCHYLRDRHSAPVIDGFEIFAACGLGSQPGAHNATAAPASSAASALPDSVPESSATPVTPESATASTSAAAPADAGEPAASRSPTPHPEREQFAQEFAAHFLMPPLRVLDFVESEIGSGGGRRLSFDDVLLAKRYFGVSAQAMLRTLRDLDLLTAAEFKDYLARDPAPRERAVFGDTDEEWEGAPGSIVKADESGRGGREGAGAIVSDRYRLLKSEAEAGK from the coding sequence ATGGGGAATTTCGACGCCTCGCGCTTCAAGGCGGCCCGCGAAGAGACGGGCCTCACCCAGGAGGCCTTTGCCCGCTCCCTGGGCCTGTCCGCTGAGTTCATCTCCCTTCTCGAATCCGGTAAACGCGCCCCCTCCCTCACGACCCTCTCCCGGATCGCCGCCTTCCTCAAGCGCGACATGGGCGATTTCCTGCCCTCCCGCGAGACGACCTTCGCCGTCCTCTTCCGCGCCGCCGGCCCCGCCTCCCTCATCCGCGACGAACTCGCCGCCTTCCAGCGCTATGCCGAAGACTATCTCCGCCTCGAAGAGCTCACCGGCCGCCGCCTCGCGTCCGCCCCGCTCTACGCCTCGCTCTCCGGATTGAACGGCGCCCGCCTGACTCCCGCCCGCCTGGCCGCCGAAGAGCGCCGCCGCCTGGGCCTCGGCGACGAGCCCGTCCGCGACATCTTCGCCCTCCTCGAACGGAGCGGTCTCCGCATCCTCCGCATGCCGCTTCCCGCCGAAGCCTGCGTCTCCGGCGTCTTCATCCACCTCGACGACCGCGACGCCTCCTTCGCCCTCATCAACTCCACCCAGACCGTATGCCGCCAGGCCTTCACCGCCGCTCACGAATACTGCCATTATCTCCGCGACCGCCACAGCGCCCCGGTCATCGACGGCTTCGAGATCTTCGCCGCATGCGGCCTCGGGTCGCAGCCGGGCGCGCATAACGCAACCGCGGCGCCTGCATCCTCGGCCGCATCCGCCTTGCCCGATTCCGTGCCCGAGTCTTCTGCGACGCCTGTGACGCCCGAATCCGCCACCGCCTCAACATCCGCCGCCGCCCCCGCGGACGCCGGCGAGCCCGCAGCATCTCGGTCGCCCACCCCTCACCCCGAACGCGAGCAGTTCGCCCAGGAGTTCGCCGCCCACTTCCTGATGCCGCCCCTGCGCGTCCTCGATTTCGTCGAATCGGAGATCGGGAGCGGGGGAGGTCGCCGCCTGTCCTTCGACGACGTCCTTCTCGCCAAGCGCTACTTCGGCGTGAGCGCCCAAGCCATGCTCCGCACCCTCCGTGACCTCGATCTCCTGACCGCCGCCGAATTCAAGGATTATCTCGCCCGCGACCCAGCACCCCGGGAGCGCGCCGTCTTCGGCGACACCGACGAAGAGTGGGAGGGCGCGCCGGGAAGCATTGTTAAGGCGGATGAGAGCGGCCGAGGCGGCCGGGAGGGCGCGGGCGCCATCGTCTCGGACAGGTACCGGCTGTTGAAATCGGAGGCGGAAGCAGGAAAATAA
- a CDS encoding transketolase C-terminal domain-containing protein → MRVMFFTQAVDDALAQAMADDLRIVVFGEDVPLLRRDLLVRFGPQRVRGAPISESALLGIGTAAAMAGLRPVVEVYMADFLGVGMDALLNHAAKVETFSGGRWTAPLVVRAPCGAGYGDGGQHGQSLWGWLAHIPGLIVVVPSTPADAGGLMTAALRHDGPIVFMEHKLLSETWLEFLGSGGRRTVYFDVPAAGARGPVPKKWEPLPFGKAVLRRPGDDVTIACVGVDVHRALQAAESVEAEGVSAAVLDLRTVAPLDKTALRESVAHTGRLLIVDEDYEGFGLSGEAAAVILEGGLPLKFTRVGTRTTIPYARDLEDQTLPNAGRIRSAILKLVENKHHPPN, encoded by the coding sequence ATGAGGGTCATGTTCTTCACACAGGCCGTGGATGACGCGCTCGCCCAAGCCATGGCCGACGATCTGCGCATCGTCGTCTTCGGAGAGGATGTTCCGCTGCTGCGGCGGGATCTGCTTGTGCGCTTCGGTCCCCAACGCGTTCGGGGCGCGCCGATCAGCGAAAGCGCCTTGCTGGGAATCGGGACGGCCGCCGCCATGGCCGGGTTGCGCCCCGTCGTGGAAGTGTACATGGCGGATTTCCTCGGCGTGGGCATGGATGCCCTGCTCAACCATGCCGCAAAAGTCGAGACCTTCTCCGGCGGCCGATGGACGGCGCCGCTTGTCGTGCGCGCGCCGTGCGGCGCAGGCTACGGCGACGGGGGACAGCATGGGCAGTCTCTCTGGGGATGGCTGGCGCATATCCCCGGGTTGATCGTGGTTGTCCCCTCCACGCCCGCCGATGCGGGAGGTCTGATGACGGCCGCCTTGCGGCATGACGGCCCGATCGTCTTCATGGAACATAAGCTGCTCTCGGAGACCTGGCTGGAATTTCTGGGGTCGGGAGGACGGCGCACCGTGTACTTCGATGTTCCCGCGGCCGGCGCCAGGGGACCCGTGCCCAAAAAATGGGAACCGCTGCCTTTCGGCAAGGCCGTCCTCCGGCGGCCCGGGGACGATGTGACCATCGCCTGCGTCGGCGTGGATGTCCACCGCGCCCTGCAAGCCGCGGAATCCGTGGAGGCGGAGGGTGTTTCAGCGGCGGTTCTGGACTTGCGAACCGTCGCCCCTCTCGACAAGACGGCCCTCCGCGAATCCGTTGCCCACACCGGGCGGTTGCTGATCGTCGATGAAGACTACGAGGGCTTCGGACTTTCGGGCGAAGCGGCCGCTGTCATCCTGGAGGGGGGTCTTCCGCTGAAGTTCACCCGGGTGGGCACACGGACGACCATCCCGTACGCCCGTGACCTGGAAGATCAAACCCTGCCGAACGCCGGCCGCATCCGCTCCGCGATTTTGAAGCTTGTCGAGAATAAACACCATCCGCCAAACTGA
- a CDS encoding nucleotidyl transferase AbiEii/AbiGii toxin family protein, with amino-acid sequence MCWEKSLYPLQDKVLAAVETAGTGFYLTGGTALSRFYYQHRYSEDLDFFVNDADDFDREMTAVFSALRKNAVAFAVMVNEDRFRRIDVEQALKVEFVNDVPFYLGERQKIPGAPFSAIDNPLNILANKIPALRDRDEPKDVADIREIALKIRPDWREIFSAAESKAAGIFPPEIAEKLERFDPALLDRIHWIVRPDAQQFQKDMRSIALDMLGFKTNP; translated from the coding sequence ATGTGCTGGGAAAAGTCTCTCTATCCGCTTCAAGATAAGGTCTTGGCCGCCGTCGAAACCGCCGGCACCGGGTTTTATCTGACGGGCGGGACGGCCCTTTCCAGGTTCTATTACCAACATCGTTATTCCGAAGACCTTGATTTTTTCGTCAACGACGCCGACGATTTCGATCGCGAAATGACGGCCGTATTTTCAGCCCTGCGAAAAAACGCCGTCGCTTTTGCCGTCATGGTCAACGAGGACCGATTCCGCCGGATCGATGTCGAACAGGCTCTTAAGGTCGAATTCGTGAATGACGTCCCGTTTTACCTGGGGGAACGGCAAAAAATCCCGGGCGCGCCGTTTTCCGCCATCGACAACCCCCTGAACATTCTGGCCAACAAGATCCCCGCGCTCAGAGACCGCGACGAACCGAAGGACGTCGCCGATATCCGTGAAATCGCACTGAAGATCCGTCCGGATTGGCGGGAGATCTTCAGCGCCGCAGAGTCCAAGGCAGCGGGTATTTTTCCCCCTGAAATCGCCGAAAAGCTGGAGCGTTTCGACCCGGCCCTTCTCGACCGGATCCACTGGATCGTCAGGCCGGATGCGCAGCAGTTCCAGAAGGATATGCGATCGATTGCCCTGGACATGCTGGGGTTTAAAACGAATCCATAA
- a CDS encoding thiamine pyrophosphate-dependent dehydrogenase E1 component subunit alpha → MPPDLWMLYERMVKSRLFEDAVAELWRDGSISGEMHLGTGEEAVVAGVVAHLREGDALALDHRGTAALLMRGVDPVLILRELLGRSDGLCGGMGGHMHLYSKDHLAASSGIVGASGPAAAGFALAAQHLRPAAIVVAFFGEGAVNQGMLMESMNLAAVWTLPVVFVCKDDGWSITTPSEKVTGGNLRDRAKGFGLPFVEADGLDAAAMWDAARGAVEHARSGRGPIFLHARCLHLEGHFLGLQLIRAVRDPLKEMPGIALPLTRSFLCPGGAAPGERLAGLKTVVDALFRTLRDPRRDSTQDPIIRARAALEAESPERLQQLEDRLRGEIHGILRSALEEAPS, encoded by the coding sequence ATGCCCCCCGATTTATGGATGCTATATGAACGGATGGTGAAAAGCCGTCTGTTCGAAGACGCCGTCGCCGAGCTCTGGCGCGACGGATCCATTTCGGGCGAAATGCACCTGGGAACGGGCGAAGAAGCCGTTGTCGCGGGCGTCGTCGCCCACCTGCGCGAAGGCGATGCCCTGGCCCTGGATCATCGCGGCACCGCGGCGTTGCTGATGCGGGGCGTGGATCCTGTTCTGATCCTGCGCGAGCTGCTGGGCCGTTCGGACGGGTTATGCGGAGGCATGGGCGGGCACATGCACCTGTATTCCAAGGATCACTTGGCTGCGTCTTCGGGGATCGTCGGCGCATCGGGACCCGCCGCGGCCGGTTTCGCCCTGGCCGCTCAGCACTTGCGGCCGGCCGCGATCGTTGTCGCCTTCTTCGGGGAGGGTGCGGTGAACCAGGGCATGTTGATGGAATCGATGAACTTGGCCGCGGTGTGGACGCTGCCCGTTGTGTTTGTCTGCAAGGATGACGGCTGGTCCATTACCACTCCCTCCGAGAAAGTCACGGGGGGCAACTTGCGCGATCGGGCCAAGGGGTTCGGTCTCCCGTTTGTTGAAGCGGACGGGTTGGATGCGGCCGCGATGTGGGATGCGGCCCGTGGCGCCGTCGAACATGCCCGTTCCGGCCGTGGACCCATCTTTCTGCATGCCCGCTGCCTCCATCTCGAGGGACACTTCCTCGGCCTGCAATTGATTCGGGCCGTCCGCGACCCGCTCAAGGAGATGCCCGGAATCGCCCTTCCGTTGACACGGTCTTTCCTGTGCCCCGGCGGGGCCGCCCCGGGCGAGCGGTTGGCCGGACTCAAGACCGTCGTGGACGCGCTTTTCCGGACGCTGCGCGATCCCCGCCGGGACTCCACGCAGGATCCCATTATCCGCGCGCGCGCGGCGCTCGAAGCCGAGAGCCCGGAACGCCTTCAACAACTGGAAGACAGGCTCAGGGGAGAGATCCACGGCATCCTGCGATCGGCCCTGGAGGAGGCGCCGTCATGA